In Spirosoma pollinicola, the genomic window GGTATAATCCATTGGCATCGGGTAGGCTTTTGGGCATTGCATCCCAGGCCAGTGTTGTTGGGAAAAGGTCAATTTGCGAGTTTAGCGCTTCGTCCCATTTCACAACTTTACCCGAATAAGTAGCCATACGGCCCATAATGGCTGTCATAGTGCTTTTGGCTACACGCTCGGCATCGGCAAATTTATATTCGTTCTTGGCAATAGCCTCGAAGAGTTCGTCGTGTTCGATCTGATATGGGTTGCCATCTGCTTTCGCATTATGCGTATAAAGCGTCTGACCATTATAGCCCATTAAGGCGCTACTTTTCTTCTCCATACCCTCAATCTTGCCTTTTGTACCGAGGAACATTTCGTCGACGCGGCTGTACGTGCCTTCGTAGTGGCGGCACTGGCTGTTGATTGTCGTTCCATCGGCATAAACGAAATCGACAATATGGTGATCGAAAATCTCACCGTAATCTTTACCCGTCCGAACCTGCCGCCCGCCTGTTCCTTGGCACGAAACGGGGTAACTATTTTTTACCCAGTTGGCTATGTCGATATTGTGAACGTGCTGCTCATTGATATGGTCGCCACAGAGCCAATTGAAATAATACCAGTTGCGCATCTGGTAATCCATTTCGGTTTGGCCGGGTTTGCGCGGCTTCTGCCAAACGCCCCCACTGACCCAGTACACCTGCCCGCCAACAATGTCGCCAATAGCGCCATCGTGGATGCGTTTGATCATATCGCGGTAACTAGGCTGATAGCGACGCTGTAGGCCGACAACTACATTTAGTTTTTTACGTTTGGCTTCTTCCGCAGCCGCCAGCACCCGCCGAATGCCGGGTGCATCAGTGGCAACAGGTTTTTCCATAAATACCTGCTTACCCTGCTTCACGGCTTCTTCAAAATGACTCGGCCGGAAGCCCGGTGGTGTCGCCAGAATAACCACATCAGCCAGGGCCATTGCCTGTTTGTAAGCATCGAAGCCCACAAACTTATGATCTTCCGGCACATCTACTTTAAGCGAACCATCTGCGGCCTTCAAACCGCGTTCGGTAAGTGCTTTATACGCATCGTCTAACCGATCCCGATAGGCGTCGGCCATCGCTACGATTTTAACATTTTGCTTCGTGTTGAGTGCTTGTTGGGCGGCACCGGTGCCACGTCCACCGCAACCAATCAGGGCTACTTTTATTGTATCATTTACCGAGAAATGAAAACCTGGATTTCCGGTTGAGGCCTGCGCCTGAAAAGGTAAGCTGCCTAATAAAGCACTACCTGTTAGCAATCCGGAAGCTTTGAGAAATTCCCGGCGCGCCTGATTTGATTCATTTTTCATATATATAAATTCCAGATTAGAGAGTTGTCGATTTATAAAGCTAGCGTATCAGTGAATTTACTATCTATCAACATAATACAAGCATACCATTAGTTTACTACTCACTAAATTTTGTCAATTGCAAGAAATTGTTGCACGAAAAGAAGACTTATATGTATGTTTAGCACCACAGAAAAAGAATGATCATTCACCAACCGTTTTTGTAGACAAATATGAGAAAAACAACTACTTATAGGCTCTTTTTTGGGCTGTTATTCGCTTTCTGTAGTCTCGGTGCACAGGCGCAAACAAAAATTGCTGGGAAAGTTACCGACGAGACGAAGAAAGAGGAATTGGTAGGCATTAACATCGCCGTAAAGGGGAAAGTCATTGGTACGATCACCGATCAGAAAGGTAACTTTTCGCTCTCAACCAATACCCCAACTCCTTTTACTATTGCCGTTTCGGCAGTTGGTTTTCAAACACAGGAGTTTGTTATCAACGGAAATCGCACCGATCTGAATGTGGTTATGAAAGAGCAGGTGACGATGGGGCAGGAGGTTATCGTGTCGGCATCGCGGGTGGAAGAAAGCGTGCTTAAATCGCCGGTATCGGTTGAGCGGCTGGATATTCGCTCGTTCCAATCTACACCGGGAGCAACGTTTTATGATGCCTTGCAGAATGTCAAAGGTGTTGACATGAACACACAGAGCCTGACCTTTAAAACGGTTAACGTGCGGGGGTTTGGCTCGAACGGAAATACGCGTGTTGTGCAGTTGCTGGATGGTATGGACAATCAGGCACCCGGCCTTAATTTCTCGGTGGGTAACATTGCCGGGGTGTCGGAGCTTGATCTGGAAAGCGTAGAACTGTTGCCCGGTGCGGCATCGGCACTTTACGGACCTAACGCCATCAACGGCCTGTTGCTAATGAATTCAAAAAGCCCATTTCAATATCAGGGCCTGAGTGCCTATGTGAAGGGGGGCGTTATGAATGCGAGTAACCGTAGTACCGCCACCACGCCATTTTACGATGCGGCTTTTCGCTATGCCAAAGCGTTCAATAACAAATTAGCTATCAAAGTCGGGGTGTCGTATCTGACCGCAAAAGACTGGCAGGCAAGCGACTATCGAGATCAAAGTTACTCGAACAACTTTACCCTCGATAATGGCAATCGGGCTAATAATCCCGGTTA contains:
- a CDS encoding Gfo/Idh/MocA family protein codes for the protein MKNESNQARREFLKASGLLTGSALLGSLPFQAQASTGNPGFHFSVNDTIKVALIGCGGRGTGAAQQALNTKQNVKIVAMADAYRDRLDDAYKALTERGLKAADGSLKVDVPEDHKFVGFDAYKQAMALADVVILATPPGFRPSHFEEAVKQGKQVFMEKPVATDAPGIRRVLAAAEEAKRKKLNVVVGLQRRYQPSYRDMIKRIHDGAIGDIVGGQVYWVSGGVWQKPRKPGQTEMDYQMRNWYYFNWLCGDHINEQHVHNIDIANWVKNSYPVSCQGTGGRQVRTGKDYGEIFDHHIVDFVYADGTTINSQCRHYEGTYSRVDEMFLGTKGKIEGMEKKSSALMGYNGQTLYTHNAKADGNPYQIEHDELFEAIAKNEYKFADAERVAKSTMTAIMGRMATYSGKVVKWDEALNSQIDLFPTTLAWDAMPKSLPDANGLYQIAVPGKTVTV